The following are from one region of the Flavimobilis soli genome:
- the htpX gene encoding zinc metalloprotease HtpX, whose translation MHRHNNGLKTAALFGVLWAVLLGLWALFFRNSSGMLMIFVGLGLVSTFYSYWNSDKIAIRAMHAYPVTELEQPAMYRIVRELSTEARQPMPRLYVSPTAAPNAFATGRNPANAAVCCTEGILTMLDERELRGVLGHELMHVYNRDILTSSVAAAIAGVVTSLGQFLLFFGGGDRRNANPLAAIAMAILAPLAASLIQMSISRTREFDADEDGAALTRDPLALASALRKLERGTQAAPLPVTQPLENVSHLMIANPFRAKDLGRLFSTHPPMDERVARLERMAYGR comes from the coding sequence ATGCACAGGCACAACAACGGGCTCAAGACCGCGGCGCTCTTCGGCGTCCTGTGGGCGGTCCTGCTCGGGCTGTGGGCGCTGTTCTTCCGCAACAGCTCCGGCATGCTCATGATCTTCGTCGGGCTCGGGCTCGTGTCGACGTTCTACTCGTACTGGAACTCCGACAAGATCGCGATCCGCGCGATGCACGCCTACCCCGTCACGGAGCTCGAGCAGCCCGCGATGTACCGGATCGTGCGCGAGCTCTCGACGGAGGCGCGCCAGCCGATGCCGCGCCTGTACGTCTCGCCGACCGCCGCCCCCAACGCGTTCGCGACGGGCCGCAACCCCGCCAACGCCGCCGTCTGCTGCACGGAGGGCATCCTGACCATGCTCGACGAGCGCGAGCTGCGCGGCGTGCTCGGCCACGAGCTCATGCACGTCTACAACCGCGACATCCTCACGTCGTCCGTCGCCGCCGCGATCGCCGGTGTCGTCACGTCGCTCGGGCAGTTCCTGCTGTTCTTCGGCGGCGGCGACCGCCGCAACGCGAACCCGCTCGCCGCGATCGCCATGGCGATCCTCGCGCCGCTCGCGGCGTCGCTCATCCAGATGAGCATCTCCCGCACGCGCGAGTTCGACGCCGACGAGGACGGCGCCGCCCTGACCCGCGACCCGCTCGCGCTCGCCTCCGCGCTGCGCAAGCTCGAACGCGGCACGCAGGCTGCGCCGCTGCCTGTGACGCAACCGCTCGAGAACGTCTCGCACCTCATGATCGCGAACCCGTTCCGGGCCAAGGACCTGGGCCGACTCTTCTCGACGCACCCGCCGATGGACGAGCGAGTCGCACGCCTGGAGCGCATGGCGTACGGCCGCTGA
- a CDS encoding DUF3995 domain-containing protein: MSTPRTARPAAVATATALGGLAALHALWATGSTFPLRDGDEFVETVIGTDGGRVPGAGACLAVAGALSAAAGAALVRGTRSPADAGSTLARLASLGVRGAAAALGARGLAGLVASSTGLRPASERFRSLDLAVYSPLCLALAGGLVTVERRASAGS, translated from the coding sequence ATGAGCACCCCGCGGACGGCCCGGCCGGCGGCGGTCGCGACGGCGACCGCCCTCGGCGGCCTCGCGGCGTTGCACGCCCTGTGGGCGACCGGCTCCACCTTCCCGCTGCGTGACGGCGACGAGTTCGTCGAGACGGTCATCGGGACCGACGGCGGGAGGGTGCCCGGCGCGGGCGCCTGCCTGGCGGTCGCGGGCGCGCTCTCGGCCGCCGCGGGTGCGGCCCTCGTGCGCGGCACCCGCAGCCCCGCCGACGCTGGCTCGACGCTGGCACGCCTCGCCTCGCTGGGCGTGCGCGGCGCCGCCGCGGCGCTCGGCGCGCGCGGCCTCGCCGGGCTCGTCGCCTCGAGCACCGGGCTGCGGCCGGCGTCGGAACGCTTCCGCTCGCTCGACCTCGCCGTCTACTCACCGCTGTGCCTCGCGCTCGCGGGCGGCCTCGTGACGGTCGAGCGCCGGGCCTCGGCCGGCTCGTGA
- a CDS encoding HAD family hydrolase, giving the protein MPPKVVATDLDGTLLRQDGTVSDRTRRVLRRLDDAGVRVVFVTARPPRWLAELADVAGSHGTAICMNGAAVYDFATATMTDVRGFAVDALGALVADLRAAIPGVALAVERLDGPVYDPTFATEHPVPADLMRRYIEESLSPDPAHTVGKLLAVLDGVAPAEFFARVEATVGTRAVLAYSGAVGLAEMTAPSVTKAAALARWCESHDVAPQDVWAFGDMPNDLPMLGWAGRGVAVANAHPDVLAAADAVTASNVDDGVAAHLERLLP; this is encoded by the coding sequence ATGCCGCCGAAGGTCGTCGCGACGGATCTCGACGGCACCCTCCTGCGCCAGGACGGGACCGTCTCCGACCGCACGCGGCGCGTCCTCCGTCGTCTCGACGACGCCGGGGTGCGCGTCGTGTTCGTCACCGCCCGCCCGCCGCGCTGGCTCGCCGAGCTCGCGGACGTGGCTGGCTCGCACGGCACCGCGATCTGCATGAACGGCGCGGCCGTCTACGACTTCGCGACCGCGACGATGACCGACGTGCGCGGCTTCGCCGTCGACGCGCTCGGAGCGCTCGTCGCGGACCTGCGGGCCGCGATCCCGGGCGTCGCCCTCGCTGTCGAGCGGCTTGACGGGCCCGTCTACGACCCGACGTTCGCGACCGAGCACCCCGTCCCGGCGGACCTGATGCGCCGCTACATCGAGGAGTCGCTGAGCCCCGACCCGGCGCACACGGTCGGCAAGCTGCTCGCGGTGCTCGACGGCGTCGCTCCCGCTGAGTTCTTCGCACGGGTCGAGGCGACGGTCGGGACGCGTGCGGTGCTCGCCTACTCGGGCGCCGTCGGCCTCGCGGAGATGACCGCGCCGTCCGTCACGAAGGCTGCGGCGCTGGCGCGCTGGTGCGAGTCGCACGACGTCGCGCCGCAGGACGTGTGGGCGTTCGGCGACATGCCGAACGACCTGCCGATGCTCGGCTGGGCCGGACGCGGCGTCGCCGTCGCGAACGCCCACCCCGACGTCCTCGCCGCCGCGGACGCGGTCACGGCGTCGAACGTGGACGACGGCGTTGCCGCCCACCTCGAGCGCCTGCTCCCCTGA
- the map gene encoding type I methionyl aminopeptidase, protein MIELRTPSEIDEMRESGRVVAQALAAVKDAAKVGTTLLELDKIARDVIFGAGATSPFLNYHPDWAPTPFPGVICASINDAVVHGIPTDQVIEDGDLVSIDCGAVLKGWASDSAISFVVGTPRREDLDLIATTTAALEAGIAAAQVGNRLGDISSAIGRVARKAKLGNLEDHGGHGVGREMHGEPFIPNEGRAGKGLELKAGLVIALEPMFIHGGSGRYRHGDDGWTLYSRSRQRAAHVEHTIAITDDGPRILTQL, encoded by the coding sequence ATGATCGAGCTGCGCACCCCCTCCGAGATCGACGAGATGCGAGAGTCCGGACGGGTGGTCGCCCAGGCGCTCGCCGCCGTCAAGGACGCCGCGAAGGTGGGGACGACCCTCCTCGAGCTCGACAAGATCGCCCGCGACGTGATCTTCGGTGCGGGCGCGACGTCGCCCTTCCTCAACTACCACCCGGACTGGGCCCCGACCCCGTTCCCGGGCGTGATCTGCGCGAGCATCAACGACGCCGTCGTGCACGGCATCCCGACCGACCAGGTCATCGAGGACGGCGACCTCGTCTCGATCGACTGCGGCGCCGTCCTCAAGGGTTGGGCCTCCGACTCGGCGATCTCGTTCGTCGTCGGCACGCCTCGCCGGGAGGACCTGGACCTCATCGCGACGACGACCGCCGCGCTCGAGGCAGGCATCGCCGCCGCGCAGGTCGGCAACCGTCTCGGCGACATCTCGTCCGCGATCGGTCGCGTCGCCCGCAAGGCGAAGCTCGGCAACCTCGAGGACCACGGCGGCCACGGTGTCGGCCGCGAGATGCACGGCGAGCCGTTCATCCCGAACGAGGGCCGTGCAGGCAAGGGTCTCGAGCTCAAGGCTGGCCTCGTGATCGCGCTCGAGCCGATGTTCATCCACGGCGGCTCGGGCCGCTACCGCCACGGCGACGACGGCTGGACGCTCTACTCGCGCTCGCGTCAGCGCGCGGCGCACGTCGAGCACACGATCGCCATCACGGACGACGGCCCGCGCATCCTCACGCAGCTCTGA
- a CDS encoding FAD-dependent oxidoreductase → MSNNRPLRVAVVGAGPAGIYASDILSKADVDVSIDLIERLPAPFGLVRYGVAPDHPRIKMIIQALHKVLERGDVRLLANVDFGTDVTLDELQDHYDAVIFSTGCIKDAPLAIPGADLDGSYGAADFVSWYDGHPDVPRTWPLDAQHVAVLGAGNVALDVARILSKHADDLLPTEIPDNVYEILKQSPVTDVHVFARRGPAQAKFSPLELRELGHVPDVDVIVYPEDYEFDEGSMAAIESSNQTKQVVKTLTDWALADPSGFSASRRLHLHFLHAPAEILGEDGKVVGLRTERTRLTGDGTVTGTGQFHDWPVEAVYRAVGYFGSELPGIPFDPIKGVIPNREGRVVDATGEQVPGVYATGWIKRGPVGLIGHTKSDASETIRHLVEDVESLPRAAHGDPEDITTFLKDKGVDVIEWNDFVNLEAHEIALGQAAGRERIKVVPREEMIAIAKGVSAPTA, encoded by the coding sequence GCAACAACCGCCCCCTGCGCGTCGCGGTCGTCGGCGCCGGCCCGGCCGGCATCTACGCCTCGGACATCCTGTCGAAGGCGGACGTCGACGTCTCGATCGACCTCATCGAGCGCCTCCCCGCACCGTTCGGGCTCGTGCGCTACGGCGTCGCCCCCGACCACCCCCGCATCAAGATGATCATCCAGGCGCTGCACAAGGTGCTCGAGCGCGGCGACGTGCGCCTCCTCGCCAACGTCGACTTCGGCACCGACGTCACCCTCGACGAGCTGCAGGACCACTACGACGCCGTCATCTTCTCGACCGGCTGCATCAAGGACGCCCCGCTCGCGATCCCCGGCGCCGACCTGGACGGTTCGTACGGCGCCGCCGACTTCGTGTCCTGGTACGACGGCCACCCCGACGTGCCGCGCACGTGGCCGCTCGACGCCCAGCACGTCGCCGTGCTCGGCGCGGGCAACGTCGCGCTCGACGTCGCGCGCATCCTCTCCAAGCACGCCGACGACCTGCTGCCGACCGAGATCCCGGACAACGTCTACGAGATCCTCAAGCAGTCGCCCGTCACCGACGTGCACGTGTTCGCCCGCCGCGGCCCCGCGCAGGCGAAGTTCTCGCCGCTCGAGCTCCGCGAGCTCGGCCACGTGCCCGACGTCGACGTGATCGTCTACCCCGAGGACTACGAGTTCGACGAGGGCTCGATGGCCGCGATCGAGTCGTCCAACCAGACCAAGCAGGTCGTCAAGACGCTCACCGACTGGGCCCTCGCGGACCCGTCCGGCTTCTCGGCGTCGCGCCGCCTGCACCTGCACTTCCTGCACGCCCCCGCCGAGATCCTCGGTGAGGACGGCAAGGTCGTCGGTCTGCGCACCGAGCGCACGCGCCTGACGGGCGACGGTACGGTGACCGGCACCGGCCAGTTCCACGACTGGCCCGTCGAGGCCGTCTACCGCGCCGTCGGCTACTTCGGCTCCGAGCTGCCCGGCATCCCGTTCGACCCGATCAAGGGCGTCATCCCCAACCGCGAGGGTCGCGTCGTCGACGCGACGGGCGAGCAGGTCCCCGGCGTGTACGCGACCGGCTGGATCAAGCGCGGCCCCGTCGGCCTCATCGGCCACACGAAGTCCGACGCGTCGGAGACGATCCGCCACCTCGTCGAGGACGTCGAGTCCCTGCCCCGCGCCGCGCACGGCGACCCCGAGGACATCACGACGTTCCTCAAGGACAAGGGCGTCGACGTCATCGAGTGGAACGACTTCGTGAACCTCGAGGCGCACGAGATCGCGCTCGGCCAGGCCGCCGGCCGCGAGCGCATCAAGGTCGTCCCGCGCGAGGAGATGATCGCGATCGCGAAGGGCGTCAGCGCGCCCACCGCCTGA